Proteins co-encoded in one Balneolaceae bacterium genomic window:
- the alr gene encoding alanine racemase, translated as MKIHFPNSTAEIDLSTITKNLSSIKERSGGKKILAVVKCDAYSHNAVKVSSYIENRVDYLAVANVDEGIELRMGGIKKPILILGVPTYNNAAAYQTHNLTATISHQTHFSILMDGTFYHINFDTGMGRLGFKPNQAEEVRQLAVANQRLTCTGIYSHYATSDDPGSEFVKTQHDRFKKILEHFKEVPLVHMSNTGAVANYRELDHFDMIRTGLGMLGYNPGVTRHDWLIPALTWRSTIAQVRSIKKGEVVSYSSTWRCPEDGFLATLPVGYGDGVPRSLSNKLRVRIGDNMYPQVGNVTMDYIMVYLGQDQITTDQEAILMGKNSWTAHDWADKGNTNVHEIMTNIQERVQREFINV; from the coding sequence TTGAAAATTCACTTTCCCAATTCTACCGCTGAGATTGACCTCTCAACCATCACAAAAAATCTATCATCTATTAAAGAACGATCCGGTGGCAAAAAAATACTGGCAGTTGTAAAGTGTGATGCCTACAGTCATAATGCAGTGAAGGTTTCATCATATATCGAGAATAGGGTGGATTACCTGGCAGTTGCTAATGTTGATGAGGGAATTGAACTTCGAATGGGAGGAATCAAAAAACCGATTCTAATTCTTGGGGTTCCTACCTATAATAATGCGGCGGCTTATCAGACACATAACTTAACGGCAACCATCAGTCATCAAACTCACTTTTCCATTTTGATGGATGGAACTTTCTATCACATTAATTTTGATACAGGAATGGGGCGCCTTGGCTTTAAACCCAATCAAGCCGAAGAAGTACGACAGTTAGCCGTGGCAAATCAGCGGTTAACTTGTACAGGGATTTATTCTCACTATGCTACATCCGATGACCCCGGCTCTGAATTTGTAAAAACTCAACATGATCGGTTCAAAAAAATATTAGAGCATTTCAAAGAGGTTCCGTTGGTACATATGAGTAATACCGGTGCTGTTGCAAATTACCGGGAACTCGATCACTTTGATATGATTCGAACCGGGCTTGGGATGCTTGGCTATAATCCAGGGGTTACGCGTCACGACTGGTTGATTCCTGCGCTGACATGGCGATCAACTATCGCACAGGTTCGTTCCATAAAAAAAGGAGAGGTGGTCAGTTACTCCTCGACATGGAGATGCCCTGAAGATGGGTTTCTTGCTACACTGCCTGTTGGTTATGGGGACGGAGTACCTCGTTCTCTCAGCAATAAACTACGGGTACGAATAGGCGATAATATGTACCCACAAGTAGGAAACGTAACGATGGATTATATTATGGTTTATTTGGGCCAGGATCAGATTACAACAGACCAGGAAGCTATTCTGATGGGAAAAAATTCATGGACAGCTCATGACTGGGCTGATAAAGGAAATACGAATGTCCATGAAATTATGACCAATATTCAGGAAAGAGTACAAAGAGAATTTATTAACGTTTAG
- a CDS encoding NAD(P)/FAD-dependent oxidoreductase, which translates to MKSFDAIIIGSGHNGLITGCYLAKNGYKVGVLERRDTIGGAVCTETMFKSPENPHGFRMDVGSSVHIMIHQTGIIEELGLTKYGLEYIELDPFMSYPVPDGKGVIHFFKDLDKTLDSISKVAPQDVKNYKEFVDFWGRINRHVLKAFMNPPTGKKIVTEMLKGQLKDGSMFKKGEQMDGLQKILGSYGKVVEDSFESPHMKAALTWFAAQSGPLPDQSATGDFAGWQAMLHESGAKHPKGGSGMLTQAMKKLIEDHGGEVFTDQPVKKIDVKDGEAVGVITEDDTYFKSDLIVSNAHVQTTMLKMVGRENLDSSLFKKVENIQVGNGFGMVIRCAVEELPNYTAAPDDPLIHNGMQLLAPSTEYMNRAIGDYMKKLPPEDPAVLAMTFSKIDPEVAKDGNHTLFAWAQWHPYELADGLQWDEIREREAEKIYSVVEKYAPNMKGKLIDWYIQSPLDIERKHGLLRGNVMHVEMNFDQMFMFRPTPELSRYETPIENLFLSSASCHPGGGVFGAAGYNAAQVILNKRNKKFFGVSF; encoded by the coding sequence ATGAAATCATTTGATGCAATTATTATTGGCTCCGGACACAATGGTCTTATCACGGGTTGTTATTTGGCAAAAAACGGTTACAAGGTGGGAGTTTTAGAGAGGCGGGATACAATAGGAGGTGCTGTTTGCACGGAAACAATGTTCAAATCACCTGAAAACCCTCATGGGTTTCGAATGGATGTCGGTTCATCGGTTCATATCATGATCCATCAGACTGGAATTATAGAGGAGCTGGGATTAACAAAATATGGATTGGAATATATCGAGTTGGATCCCTTTATGAGTTACCCTGTACCGGATGGAAAGGGAGTAATCCATTTTTTTAAAGATCTGGACAAAACCCTGGATTCAATTTCTAAAGTAGCCCCCCAAGATGTTAAGAACTATAAAGAGTTTGTTGATTTTTGGGGGCGCATCAACCGGCATGTGTTGAAGGCTTTTATGAATCCGCCAACCGGTAAAAAAATTGTTACCGAAATGTTGAAAGGACAGCTAAAAGATGGCTCCATGTTCAAAAAGGGAGAGCAGATGGATGGTCTCCAAAAAATCCTCGGAAGTTATGGGAAAGTGGTTGAAGACTCATTTGAAAGCCCGCACATGAAAGCGGCATTAACCTGGTTTGCCGCTCAGTCGGGTCCGCTGCCGGATCAGTCAGCTACAGGTGATTTTGCCGGCTGGCAGGCGATGTTGCACGAGAGCGGAGCTAAGCACCCAAAGGGGGGAAGCGGAATGTTAACGCAGGCCATGAAAAAACTGATTGAAGATCATGGAGGTGAAGTGTTTACGGATCAACCTGTAAAAAAGATAGATGTCAAAGATGGAGAAGCAGTCGGGGTGATTACAGAAGATGATACCTACTTTAAATCGGATCTGATTGTCTCGAACGCGCACGTACAAACTACCATGTTGAAAATGGTTGGGCGTGAAAACCTGGATTCATCCCTCTTCAAAAAAGTGGAAAATATACAAGTAGGCAATGGATTTGGCATGGTAATTCGATGTGCAGTTGAAGAATTACCAAATTATACTGCCGCTCCTGATGATCCGCTCATTCACAATGGTATGCAGCTTTTGGCTCCATCCACCGAGTATATGAACCGGGCAATTGGCGACTATATGAAAAAGTTACCACCTGAAGATCCCGCTGTGTTGGCAATGACATTTTCCAAAATTGATCCTGAAGTAGCCAAAGATGGAAATCATACCCTGTTTGCCTGGGCGCAGTGGCACCCGTATGAACTGGCTGATGGACTGCAGTGGGATGAGATCAGAGAAAGAGAAGCGGAAAAAATTTATTCGGTGGTAGAAAAATATGCCCCAAATATGAAAGGAAAGCTGATTGATTGGTATATTCAAAGCCCTTTGGATATTGAGCGAAAACACGGACTGCTTCGGGGAAATGTGATGCACGTTGAGATGAATTTTGATCAAATGTTTATGTTCAGGCCTACACCTGAACTGAGCCGATACGAAACTCCGATTGAAAATCTGTTCTTATCGAGTGCATCTTGCCATCCGGGAGGAGGAGTTTTTGGTGCAGCCGGATATAACGCCGCTCAAGTTATTTTGAATAAACGTAATAAGAAATTTTTTGGAGTATCATTTTGA
- the sppA gene encoding signal peptide peptidase SppA, with amino-acid sequence MQFFKTFLASVLGTLIALLVIFLIFLAILASSSSQPEPYIRTNTVLKVDLSGSIPMQIPYDPFQELLNPQMINMVSVTGLKENLKKASADDNISGVWIETNNVTASWANLETVYQDLQEFKESGKFIYFSTDDIGMNEKAYFLATAADSIFSPPETLFQFGGFTAQLTFYRELLDKIGIEPEMLRAGRYKSAVEPYLNRSSSPEYREQINDILESYSGTFVDAVSNRIGKTPAEINAMLNTPPINRLQFAVENGLIDSLAYSDQVVNIIKQRIGIESEEDLKTVDYGRYSRVSKSSAGVETTETSNKIAVIYTSGMILPEIAESPFNTNSGITAGKFKEQLDDAIEDDDIKSIVLHINSPGGAATTSDILWHYVKQASGKKPVIASMGSVAASGGYYMAMGADTVLANPNTITGSIGVANMLFNYQELMEENIGINYETLKTHEYADLFDLTSPLSDDEQAIFEANIESSYNTFLRVVAENRGMSIEQVDSIAQGRVYSGDAALEVGLVDAIGDIDDALRIAAEMAEIDDYKIETYPKKKDIFEAFFGGANTQLKNWMFGWIPRETQSNMNDINNLLNQKGIQHWTILPYKIDS; translated from the coding sequence ATGCAATTTTTTAAAACTTTCCTGGCATCTGTACTGGGAACCCTCATTGCTTTACTGGTCATTTTTTTGATATTTCTTGCCATTTTGGCCAGCAGTTCATCCCAACCTGAACCTTATATCAGAACTAATACTGTTCTGAAAGTCGATCTCTCCGGCAGTATTCCCATGCAGATTCCATATGATCCTTTCCAGGAGTTATTGAATCCACAGATGATTAATATGGTATCTGTTACGGGATTAAAAGAAAACCTGAAAAAAGCCTCAGCCGATGATAACATTTCAGGTGTCTGGATTGAAACCAATAATGTAACTGCATCATGGGCAAATCTGGAAACCGTGTACCAAGACCTGCAGGAGTTTAAAGAGAGTGGAAAGTTCATCTATTTTAGTACGGATGATATCGGCATGAATGAAAAAGCCTATTTTCTGGCAACAGCAGCAGACAGCATATTCTCACCACCCGAAACACTTTTTCAATTCGGTGGGTTTACGGCACAACTTACATTTTACAGAGAACTACTTGATAAAATTGGCATTGAACCTGAGATGCTGCGTGCCGGCCGATATAAATCAGCGGTTGAACCCTATCTGAACAGATCAAGTTCACCGGAATATCGAGAACAGATCAATGATATTCTTGAATCCTATTCGGGTACATTTGTTGATGCTGTCAGTAATAGAATTGGAAAAACGCCCGCCGAAATTAACGCCATGTTAAATACACCGCCAATCAACCGGTTACAATTTGCGGTGGAAAATGGTTTGATAGATTCCCTGGCATATAGCGATCAGGTAGTAAATATTATCAAACAGCGGATTGGTATTGAATCCGAAGAAGATCTTAAAACTGTAGATTATGGCAGGTATAGCAGGGTTTCAAAAAGCAGTGCAGGTGTCGAAACTACAGAAACATCAAATAAGATAGCTGTTATCTATACTTCTGGAATGATACTTCCTGAGATTGCAGAATCACCTTTTAATACAAATTCAGGAATCACTGCAGGCAAGTTTAAAGAACAGTTGGACGACGCTATCGAGGATGATGATATCAAATCTATTGTTCTTCATATCAATAGTCCGGGAGGAGCTGCCACTACTTCGGATATTTTGTGGCATTATGTGAAACAGGCTTCCGGGAAAAAGCCGGTCATTGCTTCCATGGGCTCGGTTGCAGCTTCAGGTGGATATTATATGGCAATGGGTGCTGACACTGTACTTGCGAATCCAAATACCATTACAGGTTCTATTGGAGTAGCAAATATGCTCTTTAATTACCAGGAGTTAATGGAAGAGAATATTGGTATCAACTATGAGACTTTAAAAACTCACGAATATGCCGATCTTTTTGATCTCACTTCTCCGCTTTCAGATGACGAACAGGCCATATTTGAAGCAAATATTGAAAGCAGTTATAACACATTTTTAAGAGTAGTTGCAGAAAACCGGGGCATGTCGATTGAGCAAGTTGATTCAATAGCACAGGGTCGTGTATATTCTGGTGATGCAGCACTTGAAGTTGGATTGGTTGATGCAATTGGCGACATTGACGACGCTTTGAGAATTGCTGCTGAAATGGCGGAAATTGATGATTATAAGATCGAAACATATCCTAAGAAGAAGGATATTTTTGAAGCCTTTTTTGGGGGAGCTAATACCCAGTTGAAAAACTGGATGTTTGGATGGATACCACGTGAGACGCAATCAAATATGAATGATATAAACAATCTTCTCAATCAAAAAGGAATTCAACACTGGACGATACTGCCCTATAAAATTGACTCCTGA
- a CDS encoding MBL fold metallo-hydrolase → MNIGDFTIEQLSEGFFELFEDGSFQKMKSSRLDNLKDDPNIGKFTSAIGIDPLLIQKNGVNILVDPGLGWGLDSGSKYKDASNVVTNLDIFELTPQDIDIVILTHLHFDHAAGISFVSEELKTEPTFPNAEYFVHQDEWDYALTQVNSDNKLPGAGYKLDEIYRLVARKQCTFLKEEIYEPVEGVFAIKTGGHTPGHMIVKLKSEKETAYFMGDLIPTEYHLNHYSMRDIDVDPLQSKKAKTLLLKQALKEKALMFFYHSLFKKSGQLSRDPQKKYILVNP, encoded by the coding sequence ATGAATATCGGAGATTTTACGATTGAACAGCTTAGCGAAGGTTTCTTTGAACTGTTCGAAGACGGATCATTCCAAAAAATGAAATCCTCTCGGCTGGACAATTTGAAAGACGATCCAAACATCGGAAAGTTTACATCCGCTATTGGTATTGATCCCCTTCTGATTCAAAAGAATGGAGTAAATATTTTGGTTGATCCCGGATTGGGATGGGGATTGGATTCCGGCAGTAAGTATAAGGACGCTTCGAACGTCGTAACTAATCTGGATATTTTTGAACTGACTCCGCAGGATATCGATATAGTAATCCTCACCCATCTGCATTTCGATCACGCTGCCGGAATCTCCTTTGTGTCAGAGGAATTAAAAACAGAGCCAACTTTTCCAAACGCAGAATATTTTGTTCATCAGGATGAATGGGACTATGCTCTAACACAGGTAAATAGTGATAATAAATTACCCGGAGCCGGTTATAAGTTAGATGAAATTTACAGGCTGGTAGCCCGGAAACAATGTACCTTTTTAAAAGAGGAAATTTATGAACCGGTTGAGGGAGTCTTTGCCATAAAAACAGGCGGCCACACCCCGGGACATATGATTGTTAAGCTAAAGAGTGAAAAGGAGACGGCTTATTTTATGGGCGATCTGATACCGACTGAGTATCATCTCAATCACTATTCTATGAGAGATATTGATGTAGATCCGCTTCAATCAAAGAAAGCAAAAACGCTACTCTTAAAACAGGCACTGAAGGAAAAGGCTCTCATGTTCTTTTATCATTCCCTTTTCAAAAAGTCAGGTCAGCTGTCAAGAGATCCTCAGAAGAAATATATTTTGGTCAATCCTTAG
- the rho gene encoding transcription termination factor Rho, whose amino-acid sequence MSENQTDNDFKIDLETLHQKNVKDLKAIAKAMGLKGVSTLKKQGIIDRIKDSVDQKSSKNHKDSAKPKEVQSSNYGQQSHIQTYDEKPKRGKSSSSGSGRRQHRNNHKKNKKHVSNVLPESDADSLEEKLKEIRPKLGKFLLNEGTLEILPDGYGFLRSVNYNYKASPDDIYVSPSQIKRFRLKQGDCVIGIIRPPKVGERYFALLRVEGVNGKIPRDMDNREDFEDLLPIYPDARFKLENHFAGYTTRIMDMFTPIGKGQRGLIVAQPKTGKTTILRNVANAVNKNHPDTKIIILLVDERPEEVTEMQRTVKDAEVVASTFDEKPENHVGLSEIVFEKAKRLVESGHDVLLLMDSITRLARAYNVATGSSGRTMTGGVDSEALKAPRQLFSSARNIEGGGSLTIIATALVETGSRMDDVIFEEFKGTGNMELVLDRRLAERRIFPAIDVFKSGTRREELIVAEEEHEKVILLRRYLNNHNAFEAMEFLLDKMKGTKSNEEFLISMNKQ is encoded by the coding sequence ATGTCGGAGAATCAAACCGATAACGATTTTAAAATCGACCTGGAAACTTTACATCAAAAAAACGTTAAAGATCTGAAAGCTATTGCAAAAGCAATGGGTCTAAAAGGAGTTTCCACTCTAAAGAAACAAGGCATTATCGACCGTATTAAAGATAGTGTTGATCAAAAAAGCTCAAAAAATCATAAAGACTCTGCAAAACCTAAAGAGGTTCAGAGTTCGAATTACGGTCAACAATCTCATATACAAACGTACGATGAGAAGCCTAAACGGGGAAAATCTTCATCGTCTGGTTCCGGAAGGCGCCAGCACCGGAATAACCATAAAAAGAACAAGAAGCATGTGAGTAATGTGCTGCCAGAATCGGATGCAGATTCACTGGAAGAGAAACTAAAAGAGATTCGTCCGAAACTGGGTAAATTTCTTTTGAATGAAGGAACACTTGAAATTCTCCCGGATGGTTATGGATTTCTACGATCTGTAAATTACAACTACAAAGCCAGTCCGGATGATATCTATGTCTCACCATCTCAAATTAAACGATTTCGTTTAAAACAAGGGGATTGTGTGATTGGAATTATTCGTCCTCCAAAAGTAGGCGAGCGATATTTCGCATTGCTCCGGGTTGAAGGAGTGAATGGAAAAATTCCTCGTGACATGGATAACCGAGAGGATTTTGAAGACCTTCTGCCAATCTATCCCGATGCCAGGTTCAAACTGGAAAACCATTTTGCAGGGTACACAACCCGAATTATGGATATGTTTACTCCAATTGGAAAGGGGCAGAGGGGATTAATAGTAGCTCAGCCTAAAACGGGTAAAACTACTATTCTAAGAAATGTGGCTAATGCTGTTAACAAGAATCACCCCGATACAAAGATTATCATTCTTCTGGTTGATGAACGCCCGGAAGAGGTAACTGAGATGCAGCGAACAGTGAAAGATGCCGAAGTAGTTGCATCTACATTTGATGAGAAGCCTGAAAACCATGTTGGACTCTCTGAAATAGTTTTTGAAAAAGCCAAGAGGCTTGTAGAGAGCGGTCATGATGTATTGCTGCTCATGGACTCCATTACTCGTCTTGCACGCGCTTACAACGTTGCTACGGGTAGCTCGGGCAGAACAATGACCGGTGGTGTAGATTCTGAGGCGTTGAAAGCACCGCGTCAGCTCTTCAGTTCGGCACGAAATATTGAGGGAGGCGGAAGTCTGACGATTATCGCCACAGCGCTGGTAGAAACCGGCTCCCGAATGGATGATGTGATATTCGAAGAGTTTAAAGGAACCGGTAACATGGAACTTGTACTCGACAGGCGTCTTGCTGAGCGGCGAATTTTTCCTGCTATTGATGTTTTCAAGAGTGGAACCCGCCGCGAAGAGCTTATTGTTGCCGAGGAAGAGCATGAGAAAGTAATTCTGCTTCGTCGTTACCTCAACAATCACAATGCATTTGAGGCGATGGAGTTTCTGCTCGACAAGATGAAAGGCACTAAGTCAAACGAAGAGTTTCTTATCTCAATGAATAAGCAATAG
- a CDS encoding folylpolyglutamate synthase/dihydrofolate synthase family protein — MSEVITNLQQVEEYLNSIPKFSSKGKAAANFDLSRMVRFCNQMGNPQNNFKSIHVAGTNGKGTVCRMLASVYQESGYRVGLYTSPHLIDIRERFQINAAFIESDELLKFFNSYGEYIRQSNFTYFEITTAIAFWYFSKKEVDLAVLEVGLGGRLDATNVVDPLVSVITSIGLDHTNILGNTISEIAKEKGGIIKPNKPVVIGDLEPEAQTVIENIAKEKSGELLTINLMDTVYQDDSIIIKKNCSQIVIDGKNWKKVDAKNIAVVHRVTDLLNDEYSVSKEQFEQGIENVQKRFQRRAVFEKLSPDYDWYFDGAHNTQSIQELTMHLAEIAPPENWIVILSFMNDKLSTEVAELWNKFGNIYLYAMEGERAAALDEMKSYFPSANVLDSPDKLQSNQFQSELVIFSGSFYFYSVVSNWMGSIASADQIN; from the coding sequence ATGTCTGAAGTGATTACGAATTTGCAACAGGTAGAGGAGTATCTGAATTCAATTCCAAAATTTAGTTCAAAAGGTAAAGCTGCTGCTAATTTCGACCTGAGCCGTATGGTCAGGTTTTGCAATCAAATGGGAAATCCGCAAAACAATTTTAAATCCATCCATGTGGCAGGCACGAACGGAAAGGGTACCGTATGCAGGATGCTGGCATCCGTTTACCAAGAAAGTGGATATCGAGTTGGGTTATATACATCACCTCATTTGATTGATATCAGAGAGCGATTTCAGATTAACGCAGCATTCATTGAGAGTGATGAACTTCTGAAATTTTTTAATTCCTATGGTGAATATATTCGTCAGTCAAATTTCACCTATTTTGAAATTACAACTGCTATAGCGTTTTGGTATTTCTCCAAAAAAGAAGTAGATCTTGCCGTGCTCGAAGTCGGTTTAGGCGGACGATTGGACGCTACAAATGTAGTGGATCCATTGGTTAGTGTTATAACCTCCATCGGTCTCGATCATACTAATATTTTGGGTAATACCATTTCAGAAATTGCAAAGGAAAAAGGCGGTATCATCAAACCAAATAAGCCGGTAGTAATTGGGGATTTAGAGCCTGAAGCTCAAACAGTTATTGAAAATATTGCGAAAGAAAAATCTGGAGAACTACTTACAATAAATTTAATGGACACTGTGTATCAGGATGATAGCATCATAATAAAGAAGAATTGCTCCCAAATTGTGATTGATGGCAAGAACTGGAAAAAAGTTGATGCAAAGAATATTGCAGTTGTGCACAGGGTGACGGATCTTCTAAATGATGAGTATTCTGTTAGCAAGGAACAATTTGAACAAGGTATTGAGAACGTTCAAAAGAGATTTCAAAGACGAGCGGTATTTGAAAAATTATCGCCAGATTATGACTGGTATTTTGATGGAGCTCATAACACTCAATCCATTCAAGAGTTAACCATGCATCTCGCAGAGATTGCTCCGCCCGAAAATTGGATTGTTATTTTAAGTTTTATGAATGATAAATTGAGTACTGAAGTTGCAGAGCTTTGGAATAAATTTGGAAACATCTATCTTTATGCAATGGAAGGAGAGAGGGCGGCTGCATTAGATGAGATGAAATCTTATTTTCCATCAGCAAATGTGTTAGATTCCCCCGATAAATTACAGTCCAATCAATTTCAATCAGAATTAGTAATTTTTAGCGGAAGTTTTTACTTTTACAGTGTTGTCAGCAATTGGATGGGTTCCATAGCTTCTGCTGATCAAATCAATTAA
- a CDS encoding aminotransferase class IV, whose protein sequence is MSKPDKYIILNGSIIAEDEAKIPAVSSGLYYGAGCFETFIAENGGIFKFKAHIERLNRGLKYLGVSGKDWVDEDLILKQVKELLEKNGLSNNRSRIRVQVSLNEKGGYLKRDESSLITVISSQIAEKKSDPKKLILSETIVVPSQARPSELKLSNTLHYRQAFREANKKGADDAVMLTVKGSVAETSIANIFWMKDGKVFTPSVHCDILPGIMRNSIIEILNDQLQIDAEEGQFNMDDLLNADFVWLTNSVLEVIPVSDIENISFRVEADFFTLLEKELERYKKENTTYV, encoded by the coding sequence GTGAGTAAGCCTGATAAATATATCATATTGAACGGTTCCATTATTGCGGAAGATGAAGCTAAAATTCCGGCAGTTTCCTCGGGACTCTACTATGGTGCTGGTTGTTTTGAGACGTTTATTGCTGAAAATGGTGGAATTTTTAAGTTTAAAGCGCATATTGAGAGGTTAAATCGCGGTTTAAAATATCTTGGCGTTTCGGGCAAAGATTGGGTAGATGAAGATTTGATTCTTAAACAAGTAAAGGAACTATTAGAAAAGAATGGTTTATCTAATAATAGAAGCCGAATTCGGGTGCAGGTTTCATTAAATGAAAAAGGCGGCTATTTAAAGAGAGATGAATCATCATTGATTACTGTTATTTCATCGCAAATAGCCGAAAAAAAATCTGACCCAAAAAAACTTATTCTTTCAGAAACCATTGTTGTGCCGTCACAAGCCCGTCCAAGTGAATTGAAACTGAGTAACACATTACACTACCGCCAGGCTTTTCGCGAAGCCAACAAGAAAGGAGCGGATGATGCGGTTATGTTGACTGTGAAGGGATCTGTAGCGGAAACTTCCATAGCCAATATTTTTTGGATGAAGGATGGAAAAGTATTTACTCCTTCAGTTCATTGTGATATTCTGCCGGGAATCATGCGAAATTCGATTATTGAAATCCTTAATGATCAACTACAAATTGATGCAGAAGAGGGGCAATTCAATATGGATGATCTGCTGAATGCCGATTTTGTATGGCTCACAAACAGTGTGCTTGAAGTGATACCGGTTTCAGATATAGAAAATATTTCTTTTCGGGTTGAGGCTGATTTCTTTACTCTGTTAGAAAAAGAGTTAGAGAGATATAAAAAGGAGAATACCACTTATGTCTGA
- a CDS encoding gluconate 2-dehydrogenase subunit 3 family protein translates to MDESNKIDRKEAIKRTALLIGGAVFAPNALGVLQGCTAQPGVDWNPVLFTNEQAKMTTALADVIIPADEYPSASEAGVPAFIESMINDVYTDEQQAEFLEGLDAFAEKSRLELDGDFYDSTQEDRYKFTYSENQNSLEIQRDQDVPFFLRFKELTILGYFTSEVGATEVLRYEPVPGMYNGCMPFEEVGRAWAT, encoded by the coding sequence ATGGACGAATCAAACAAAATTGACAGAAAAGAAGCAATAAAACGAACGGCACTTCTGATTGGCGGCGCAGTATTTGCTCCAAATGCTTTAGGAGTTTTACAGGGCTGTACAGCTCAACCGGGCGTGGATTGGAACCCTGTGCTGTTTACAAATGAGCAAGCCAAAATGACTACGGCATTGGCAGATGTGATCATTCCTGCGGATGAGTATCCCTCAGCAAGCGAAGCCGGTGTCCCTGCATTTATCGAGTCAATGATTAATGATGTTTATACAGATGAACAGCAGGCAGAATTCCTTGAGGGATTGGACGCCTTTGCTGAAAAATCGAGACTTGAACTTGATGGTGATTTCTATGATAGTACTCAGGAGGATCGCTATAAGTTCACCTACAGCGAAAATCAGAACTCATTAGAAATTCAACGAGACCAGGATGTACCGTTTTTCCTTCGATTCAAAGAGCTAACCATTCTTGGATATTTTACATCCGAAGTGGGTGCTACTGAAGTACTTCGATATGAGCCTGTTCCCGGAATGTATAATGGCTGCATGCCGTTTGAAGAGGTTGGAAGAGCCTGGGCCACTTGA